In a genomic window of Streptomyces sp. NBC_01231:
- a CDS encoding PucR family transcriptional regulator ligand-binding domain-containing protein, producing the protein MSEYVETSGTSEAGGPGGAPTGGVLTIADALALPVLAAGRPEVVTGGARLDRPVRWVHITELTDPASFLKGGELVLTTGMPLPQDTAGVRRYVDELADVGAAALVIELVRRYHRPPDSLIQACRTRGLPLVTLAEDVNFLEVTQVVHTLILGNQTDAMRRTQRVHEAFTALTLRGSGPEEVVRAAAEMSGRTVVLENLVHQALICEPSGSTVDEALTGWEQRSRATPPGDHTQVSGPESWLVAPVAYQGERWGRVAMLPPPSGTPASAPAAFVPEDVTVLERTAMALTIARLIHATPWERTAHRSALRDLAEQRHHSPEDAHARLAALGLPTEGGLFLAVLADVHAKDDDSGPEARLSQELRTTGVPALVGTLAPGRLGVLLALRPSQSWRPVVERLSRVVLDLCPEAVVSVGPEVTHLSDAARSFRAAARVAEAALPGGPLPEGRTFHELSDIGLRQLLYALREDTRIQDYAERQLGRLIEHDARHGTDLLSTLRHYLDAAGNKTTTARLGALSRETVYQRLRTIERLLERDLESGEQRTELHVALTALDVLRLG; encoded by the coding sequence ATGAGCGAGTACGTCGAAACGTCCGGGACGTCCGAAGCCGGCGGCCCGGGCGGCGCGCCCACGGGCGGTGTGCTGACCATCGCCGACGCCCTGGCCCTCCCGGTGCTGGCCGCGGGGCGGCCGGAGGTCGTCACCGGCGGGGCCCGGCTGGACCGGCCGGTGCGCTGGGTCCACATCACCGAACTGACGGACCCCGCCTCCTTCCTCAAGGGCGGCGAACTCGTCCTGACCACCGGCATGCCGCTGCCTCAGGACACGGCGGGCGTGCGCCGCTACGTCGACGAACTCGCCGATGTCGGCGCCGCGGCCCTGGTCATCGAACTCGTACGGCGCTATCACCGGCCGCCCGACTCGCTCATCCAGGCCTGCCGGACCCGTGGACTGCCGCTCGTCACCCTGGCCGAGGACGTCAACTTCCTGGAGGTCACCCAGGTCGTCCACACCCTCATCCTCGGCAACCAGACCGATGCCATGCGCCGGACCCAGCGCGTCCACGAGGCGTTCACGGCCCTGACGTTGCGCGGCTCGGGCCCGGAGGAGGTGGTGCGGGCGGCGGCGGAGATGAGCGGCCGCACGGTCGTCCTGGAGAACCTGGTGCACCAGGCGCTGATCTGCGAGCCCTCCGGCAGCACCGTGGACGAGGCACTGACCGGCTGGGAACAGCGCTCCAGGGCGACACCTCCCGGCGATCACACGCAGGTCAGCGGCCCCGAGAGCTGGCTCGTGGCGCCCGTGGCGTACCAGGGCGAACGCTGGGGCCGGGTCGCCATGCTCCCGCCCCCGTCCGGTACCCCGGCCTCCGCTCCTGCGGCCTTCGTGCCCGAGGACGTCACCGTCCTGGAGCGTACGGCGATGGCCCTCACGATCGCCCGTCTCATCCACGCCACCCCGTGGGAGCGCACGGCACACCGCAGCGCGCTGCGCGATCTCGCCGAACAGCGCCACCACTCCCCCGAGGACGCCCATGCCCGGCTGGCCGCGCTGGGCCTGCCCACCGAGGGCGGCCTCTTCCTTGCCGTGCTGGCGGACGTCCACGCCAAGGACGACGACAGCGGTCCGGAGGCCCGGCTGTCGCAGGAGCTCAGGACGACGGGCGTCCCGGCGCTCGTCGGCACACTGGCCCCCGGCCGGCTCGGCGTCCTGCTGGCCCTGCGGCCGTCCCAGTCGTGGCGGCCCGTCGTCGAGCGGCTGAGCCGTGTCGTCCTCGACCTGTGTCCCGAGGCTGTCGTGAGTGTCGGTCCGGAGGTCACGCACCTCTCCGACGCCGCGCGTTCCTTCCGCGCGGCGGCCCGTGTCGCCGAGGCGGCCCTGCCCGGCGGACCGCTCCCCGAGGGCAGGACCTTCCACGAACTGTCCGACATCGGCCTGCGCCAACTGCTGTACGCGCTGCGCGAGGACACCCGGATCCAGGACTACGCCGAGCGACAGCTCGGGCGCCTCATCGAGCACGACGCCCGGCACGGCACCGATCTGCTGTCGACTCTGCGCCACTATCTGGACGCGGCGGGCAACAAGACCACCACGGCCCGGCTCGGCGCCCTGTCCCGGGAGACCGTCTACCAACGCCTGCGCACCATCGAGCGGCTCCTCGAACGTGACCTGGAGTCCGGCGAACAGCGCACCGAACTGCATGTGGCGCTCACGGCGCTCGACGTTCTCCGGCTCGGCTGA
- a CDS encoding aminotransferase class III-fold pyridoxal phosphate-dependent enzyme translates to MTALSPHLRQATPVVAARGEGVHLYGEDGRRYLDFTAGIGVTSTGHCHPRVVAAAQEQVGTLVHGQYTTVMHQPLRQLVDRLGEVLPAGLDSLFFTNSGSEAVESALRLARQATGRPNVLVCHGGFHGRTVAAAAMTTSGTRFRSGFSPLMSGVVVTPFPSAYRYGWDEDTATRFALQELDYTLQTISSPADTAAVIVEPVLGEGGYVPATRAFLEGLRERADRHGFLLILDEVQTGVGRTGRFWGHDHFGVTPDILITAKGLASGFPLSGIAASEELMGKAWPGSQGGTYGANAVSCAAAVATLDVVRDEKLVENAETMGARLRHGLEQVAARTEAIGDVRGLGLMLASEFVTEDGSPDPETAARVQRAAVDEGLLLLLCGAWNQVVRMIPALVIDESAVDAGLQAWAAAVETGTSGAARR, encoded by the coding sequence ATGACCGCACTGTCGCCGCACCTTCGCCAGGCCACGCCCGTCGTGGCGGCCCGGGGCGAGGGCGTCCACCTGTACGGCGAGGACGGCCGCCGCTATCTCGACTTCACCGCCGGCATCGGCGTCACCAGCACCGGCCACTGCCACCCCAGGGTCGTGGCGGCGGCGCAGGAGCAGGTGGGCACGCTGGTCCACGGCCAGTACACGACCGTCATGCACCAGCCGCTGCGGCAGCTCGTCGACAGGCTCGGCGAGGTGCTGCCGGCCGGCCTGGACAGCCTGTTCTTCACCAACTCCGGCAGCGAGGCGGTGGAGTCCGCGCTGCGGCTGGCCAGGCAGGCCACCGGCCGCCCGAACGTGCTGGTCTGTCACGGCGGGTTCCACGGCCGGACCGTGGCGGCGGCCGCCATGACCACCTCCGGCACCCGCTTCAGGTCCGGCTTCTCCCCGCTGATGAGCGGCGTGGTCGTCACCCCGTTCCCGTCGGCCTACCGGTACGGCTGGGACGAGGACACCGCCACCCGCTTCGCCCTCCAGGAGCTCGACTACACCCTCCAGACCATCTCCTCGCCCGCCGACACGGCCGCGGTCATCGTCGAGCCGGTACTCGGCGAGGGCGGATACGTGCCTGCCACCCGAGCCTTCCTGGAGGGACTGCGGGAGCGGGCCGACCGGCACGGCTTCCTGCTGATCCTCGACGAGGTGCAGACCGGGGTGGGCCGCACCGGCCGGTTCTGGGGACACGACCACTTCGGGGTCACGCCCGACATCCTGATCACCGCCAAGGGCCTCGCCAGCGGATTCCCGCTGTCCGGCATCGCCGCCTCCGAGGAACTGATGGGCAAGGCCTGGCCGGGCTCGCAGGGCGGCACCTACGGCGCCAACGCGGTGTCGTGCGCCGCGGCCGTCGCCACCCTCGACGTCGTCCGCGACGAGAAGCTCGTCGAGAACGCCGAGACGATGGGCGCCCGGCTGCGGCACGGCCTGGAGCAGGTGGCCGCGCGGACCGAGGCCATCGGGGACGTACGGGGCCTCGGCCTGATGCTGGCCTCCGAGTTCGTCACCGAGGACGGCAGCCCCGACCCCGAGACCGCCGCCCGCGTGCAGCGCGCCGCCGTCGACGAGGGCCTGCTCCTGCTGCTGTGCGGGGCCTGGAACCAGGTCGTGCGGATGATCCCGGCGCTCGTGATCGACGAGTCGGCCGTGGACGCGGGCCTTCAGGCGTGGGCGGCCGCGGTGGAGACCGGTACGTCCGGAGCGGCACGGCGATGA
- a CDS encoding FAD-binding oxidoreductase, translating to MTNATRDLAGLSARLAQTAPGLRVETGPGGTGPYAYDASNYRVPPRAVAFPRTTDDVCAVLRACREEGIPVTARGGGTSMAGNAVGPGVVLDFSRYMNRILAIDTEAGTARVEAGVVLDALRDAAGEHGLTFGPDPSSHSRCTLGGMIGNDACGNRSVRHGRTSGHIDSLDIVTADGVRAVADHTGLHAADPDDTDAVRRVARLEADVHRLIADNLAPIRTELGRIPRQVSGYQLHHLLPENGFDAARALVGTEGTCAVVTGATVRLVATAPASALLALGYDDVVDAAEDVPEILRWEPTAVEGMDEAIVATMRARRGPGAVTGLPEGRAWLYVELDGEDPATVTTRAAELLDVLKARGRMTGGRVVESAAERRSLWRVREDGAGLAARLVDGRESWPGWEDAAVAPDDLAVYLRDFRDLLARHELTGVLYGHFGAGCVHVRIDFDLATQAGRAATRRFLTEAAALVVEHGGTLSGEHGDGRARGELLEIMYSHRMVEAFAAFKRIFDPEGILNPGVIVAPAPLDADLALRELPLLDTAFTFPHDKDGFTGAARRCVGVGRCRGDAGGVMCPSYRATGEENASTRGRARLLQEMVRGESIQDGWRSTEVRDALDLCLSCKACSTDCPVGVDMATYKAEFLHQHYRGRLRPGSHYSLGWLPLTSALAGFAARPVNALLRGPLGRLLARLGGVTTRRSIPAFASRRALRSQLRGTRTAEPATAVLFVDSFTRAFRPQVAGATARVLADAGIPSTARDGLCCGLTWVSTGQLSVARRVMARTVAHLDDGGDAPVIVAEPSCAAALRRDVPELLDTDAARRVAARVHTLTGALTDLAAPDWSPPPLPAGVVLQTHCHEYATFTDRRPRDLLRRLGVRTVDEAEGCCGLAGNFGFEAQHYDTSMAVADLALKPRLEDLPDRDRTVVVADGFSCATQIDHLAGDRGVHALHLAELLDPAADRPGETP from the coding sequence ATGACGAACGCCACCCGCGACCTGGCCGGTCTGTCGGCCCGCCTCGCGCAGACCGCGCCCGGCCTGCGGGTGGAAACCGGGCCCGGAGGCACGGGCCCCTACGCCTACGACGCCTCCAACTACCGGGTGCCGCCGCGTGCGGTGGCGTTCCCGCGCACCACCGACGACGTGTGCGCGGTGCTGCGGGCCTGCCGGGAGGAGGGCATCCCGGTCACCGCCCGGGGCGGCGGCACCAGCATGGCGGGCAACGCGGTCGGACCCGGAGTCGTGCTGGACTTCTCCCGGTACATGAACCGGATCCTGGCCATCGACACCGAGGCGGGCACCGCGCGCGTCGAGGCGGGCGTGGTCCTCGACGCGCTGCGGGACGCGGCCGGAGAGCACGGGCTCACGTTCGGCCCCGACCCGTCCTCGCACAGCCGCTGCACCCTCGGCGGAATGATCGGCAACGACGCGTGTGGCAACCGGTCCGTCCGGCACGGGCGGACCAGCGGCCACATCGACTCCCTCGACATCGTCACCGCCGACGGGGTGCGTGCCGTGGCCGACCACACCGGACTGCACGCCGCCGACCCGGACGACACCGACGCGGTCCGACGCGTCGCCCGCCTCGAAGCGGACGTACACCGCCTGATCGCCGACAACCTGGCGCCGATCCGCACCGAACTCGGCCGCATCCCCCGCCAGGTCTCCGGCTACCAACTGCACCACCTCCTGCCGGAGAACGGCTTCGACGCGGCCCGCGCCCTGGTCGGCACCGAGGGCACCTGCGCGGTCGTCACGGGCGCGACCGTACGTCTGGTCGCCACCGCACCCGCCTCCGCGCTGCTCGCCCTCGGCTACGACGACGTCGTCGACGCCGCCGAGGACGTCCCGGAGATCCTGCGCTGGGAACCCACCGCCGTGGAGGGCATGGACGAGGCGATCGTCGCCACCATGCGCGCCCGCCGCGGTCCGGGCGCCGTCACCGGCCTGCCCGAGGGGCGTGCCTGGCTCTACGTCGAACTCGACGGCGAGGACCCGGCGACGGTCACCACCCGGGCGGCCGAACTGCTCGACGTCCTCAAGGCCCGGGGCCGGATGACGGGCGGCCGGGTCGTGGAGAGCGCGGCCGAACGCCGCTCGCTGTGGCGGGTCCGCGAGGACGGTGCCGGGCTCGCCGCCCGCCTGGTGGACGGCCGCGAGTCCTGGCCCGGCTGGGAGGACGCGGCGGTCGCCCCCGACGACCTCGCCGTCTATCTGCGGGACTTCCGTGACCTGCTGGCCCGCCACGAACTCACCGGGGTGCTGTACGGGCACTTCGGCGCCGGCTGCGTGCACGTGCGCATCGACTTCGACCTCGCCACGCAGGCCGGCCGGGCCGCCACCCGCCGGTTCCTCACCGAGGCGGCCGCCCTCGTCGTCGAGCACGGCGGGACGCTGTCGGGGGAGCACGGCGACGGGCGGGCGCGCGGTGAGCTGCTGGAGATCATGTACAGCCACCGGATGGTCGAGGCGTTCGCCGCCTTCAAGCGGATCTTCGATCCGGAGGGGATCCTGAACCCCGGCGTCATCGTCGCTCCGGCCCCGCTCGACGCCGACCTGGCGCTGCGCGAACTGCCCCTCCTCGACACGGCGTTCACCTTCCCGCACGACAAGGACGGCTTCACCGGCGCGGCCCGCCGCTGCGTCGGCGTCGGCCGCTGCCGGGGTGATGCGGGCGGCGTGATGTGCCCCAGCTACCGGGCCACCGGCGAGGAGAACGCCTCCACCAGGGGCCGCGCCCGCCTGTTGCAGGAGATGGTGCGTGGCGAGTCGATCCAGGACGGCTGGCGCTCGACCGAGGTGCGTGACGCCCTGGACCTGTGTCTGTCCTGCAAGGCGTGCTCCACCGACTGCCCCGTCGGCGTCGACATGGCGACCTACAAGGCCGAGTTCCTGCACCAGCACTACCGGGGCAGGCTCCGGCCCGGTTCCCACTACTCGCTCGGCTGGCTGCCCTTGACGTCCGCGCTCGCCGGTTTCGCCGCCCGCCCGGTCAACGCCCTGCTGCGCGGGCCGCTCGGCAGGCTGCTGGCCCGGCTCGGAGGAGTCACGACCCGGCGCTCGATCCCCGCGTTCGCCTCCCGACGCGCCCTGCGCTCCCAGCTGCGCGGGACGAGAACCGCCGAACCGGCCACGGCAGTGCTCTTCGTCGACAGCTTCACCCGTGCCTTCCGCCCCCAGGTCGCCGGGGCCACCGCCCGGGTGCTCGCCGACGCCGGGATCCCCAGCACCGCCCGGGACGGCCTGTGCTGCGGGCTGACCTGGGTCAGCACCGGCCAGCTGTCCGTGGCACGCCGCGTGATGGCCCGTACCGTCGCCCACCTGGACGACGGCGGCGACGCGCCCGTCATCGTCGCCGAGCCGAGCTGCGCCGCCGCGCTCAGACGCGACGTGCCCGAACTCCTCGACACCGACGCCGCCCGCCGGGTTGCGGCCCGCGTGCACACTCTCACCGGCGCGCTGACCGACCTCGCCGCCCCGGACTGGAGCCCGCCGCCCCTGCCCGCCGGCGTCGTCCTGCAGACCCACTGCCACGAATACGCCACCTTCACCGACCGCCGCCCGCGCGACCTGCTGCGCCGGCTCGGCGTACGGACCGTGGACGAGGCGGAGGGCTGCTGCGGACTCGCGGGGAACTTCGGCTTCGAGGCCCAGCACTACGACACCTCGATGGCCGTCGCCGACCTCGCCCTGAAACCCCGCCTCGAGGACCTTCCCGACCGGGACCGGACCGTCGTCGTGGCCGACGGCTTCAGCTGCGCCACCCAGATCGACCACCTCGCCGGTGACCGAGGCGTCCACGCGCTCCATCTCGCGGAACTGCTCGACCCCGCCGCCGATCGACCAGGAGAGACACCATGA
- a CDS encoding NAD-dependent succinate-semialdehyde dehydrogenase has translation MTDTLTQLFIGGAWVDAADGATLPVDDPATGEILCQVADAGPKDARLAEDAAVQAQEEWARTAPRARSEILRRAHEIILERTDELAHLMTSEMGKPLAEARGEVAYAAEFFRWFSEEAVRIDGGYGTLPDGRNRMLLSRRPVGPCLLITPWNFPLAMGTRKIGPAIAAGCTMILKPAPQTPLSSLALAGILKEAGLPDGVLNVVTTSRAGEVCEPLLRGGRIRKLSFTGSTQVGRLLLAQCADAVVRTSMELGGNAPFIVFDDADLEKAVDGAMTAKMRNMGEACTAANRFFVHRSVAEEFGRRLAARMGALVVGPGTRDGVDVGPLIDTKGRAKVEELVGDAVDRGARVLVGGRTPEGPGCFYPPTVLTDVDPGSRLMDTEIFGPVAAILTFDEEDEVVRRANDTPWGLVGYLFTEGLDRALRISERLEVGMVGLNTGLVSNPAAPFGGVKQSGLGREGGRVGIDEFLEYQYLAIPVG, from the coding sequence ATGACCGACACACTTACCCAGTTGTTCATCGGCGGGGCCTGGGTGGATGCCGCGGACGGCGCCACCCTGCCCGTCGACGACCCCGCGACCGGCGAGATCCTCTGCCAGGTCGCCGACGCGGGCCCCAAGGACGCCAGGCTCGCGGAGGACGCGGCCGTCCAGGCGCAGGAGGAGTGGGCGCGTACCGCGCCCCGGGCACGCAGCGAGATCCTGCGCCGCGCGCACGAGATCATCCTCGAACGCACCGACGAGCTCGCCCACCTGATGACGTCCGAGATGGGCAAGCCGCTCGCCGAGGCCAGGGGAGAGGTGGCGTACGCCGCCGAGTTCTTCCGCTGGTTCTCCGAGGAGGCCGTCCGGATCGACGGCGGATACGGCACCCTGCCCGACGGCCGCAACCGCATGCTGCTCTCCCGCCGCCCGGTCGGCCCCTGTCTGCTGATCACCCCGTGGAACTTCCCGCTGGCCATGGGGACCCGCAAGATCGGCCCGGCGATCGCGGCCGGCTGCACGATGATCCTCAAGCCGGCCCCGCAGACCCCGCTGTCCAGCCTCGCGCTGGCCGGGATCCTGAAGGAGGCCGGACTCCCGGACGGCGTACTGAACGTCGTCACGACCTCCCGGGCGGGAGAGGTGTGCGAGCCGCTGCTGCGCGGCGGCAGGATCCGCAAGCTCTCCTTCACCGGCTCCACGCAGGTCGGACGGCTGCTGCTGGCCCAGTGCGCCGACGCGGTCGTCCGTACGTCGATGGAGCTGGGCGGCAACGCGCCGTTCATCGTCTTCGACGACGCCGACCTGGAGAAGGCCGTGGACGGGGCGATGACCGCCAAGATGCGCAACATGGGGGAGGCGTGCACCGCCGCCAACCGCTTCTTCGTGCACCGGTCGGTGGCGGAGGAGTTCGGCCGGCGGCTCGCCGCACGCATGGGAGCGCTCGTCGTGGGACCGGGCACCCGGGACGGGGTCGACGTCGGCCCCCTGATCGACACCAAGGGCCGCGCCAAGGTCGAGGAACTGGTCGGCGACGCGGTGGACCGCGGCGCCCGCGTGCTCGTCGGCGGCCGGACGCCGGAGGGCCCCGGATGTTTCTACCCGCCGACCGTGCTCACCGACGTCGACCCCGGCAGCCGTCTGATGGACACGGAGATCTTCGGTCCGGTGGCGGCGATCCTCACCTTCGACGAGGAGGACGAGGTCGTGCGCCGGGCCAACGACACACCCTGGGGGCTTGTCGGCTACCTCTTCACCGAGGGCCTGGACCGAGCCCTTCGCATCAGCGAACGCCTGGAGGTGGGCATGGTGGGCCTCAACACGGGCCTGGTGTCGAACCCGGCGGCGCCGTTCGGCGGGGTCAAGCAGTCGGGCCTCGGCCGGGAAGGCGGCCGGGTGGGGATCGACGAGTTCCTGGAGTACCAGTACCTGGCGATCCCCGTGGGATGA
- a CDS encoding IclR family transcriptional regulator, with translation MKSVTRSLRILEAVAQHQPVTVGELTKLFGLPKSTVQRTLITLNEAGWLRANRKDTTRWEIGARVLAVRPAALQGSSLFAAAREPMIRLRDAVNETIHLSVPDALHGMVVVDRVDCDHPVRTFHAIGDISPLHATATGHAVLAHLSKSEVDEFAASTLEGYGEETITDPEELRVELRRVKDRGYAVNHNQYRPGVCAIAAPVLDEDGTPLAAVAVSLPDSRFEPGRLAELGRVVTDTAAEITARRLG, from the coding sequence ATGAAGAGCGTCACCAGGTCACTGCGCATCCTGGAAGCGGTCGCCCAGCATCAGCCCGTGACCGTCGGGGAGCTGACGAAGCTCTTCGGCCTGCCCAAATCGACCGTGCAGCGGACCCTGATCACGCTCAACGAGGCGGGCTGGCTGCGGGCCAACCGCAAGGACACCACCCGCTGGGAGATCGGCGCGCGCGTCCTCGCCGTACGGCCCGCCGCACTGCAGGGCTCCAGCCTGTTCGCCGCCGCCCGCGAGCCCATGATCCGGCTCCGCGACGCGGTGAACGAGACCATCCACCTCTCGGTGCCCGACGCCCTGCACGGCATGGTCGTCGTCGACCGCGTCGACTGCGACCACCCCGTACGGACCTTCCACGCCATCGGCGACATCTCACCCCTGCACGCCACGGCCACCGGGCACGCGGTCCTCGCCCATCTGTCGAAGTCCGAGGTCGACGAGTTCGCGGCGAGCACACTGGAGGGCTACGGCGAGGAGACCATCACCGACCCGGAGGAGCTGCGCGTGGAGCTCCGTCGCGTCAAGGACCGTGGATACGCCGTCAACCACAACCAGTACCGGCCGGGCGTCTGCGCCATCGCGGCACCCGTGCTCGACGAGGACGGCACGCCGTTGGCCGCCGTGGCCGTCTCCCTTCCCGACTCCCGCTTCGAGCCCGGCCGGCTCGCCGAGCTGGGGCGAGTGGTCACCGACACGGCGGCGGAGATCACCGCCCGCCGCCTCGGGTGA
- a CDS encoding IclR family transcriptional regulator, with amino-acid sequence MKSVTRSLRVLEAVAQHQPVTVGELTKLFGLPKSTVQRTLITLAEAGWLRANRKDTTRWEIGARVLAVRPAALQGSSLFAAAREPMVRLRDRVNETIHLSVPDALHCMVVVDRVDCDHAVRTFHAIGDTSPLHATAVGRAVLAHLPKQDVEELITGGLERFSDTTPADPDALRAELDRIRTDGYAVNRNQYRPGVCAVAAPVLDEDGTPLATVAISMPESRYDAHRVPEWGRLVADTTTEITRRRLGA; translated from the coding sequence ATGAAGAGCGTCACCAGGTCGCTGCGCGTCCTGGAAGCGGTCGCCCAGCATCAGCCCGTGACCGTCGGGGAATTGACGAAACTGTTCGGCCTCCCGAAGTCGACCGTGCAGCGCACTCTGATCACGCTGGCCGAGGCGGGCTGGCTGCGGGCCAACCGCAAGGACACCACCCGCTGGGAGATCGGCGCGCGCGTCCTCGCCGTACGGCCCGCCGCGCTACAGGGCTCCAGCCTGTTCGCCGCCGCACGCGAGCCCATGGTGCGGCTGAGGGACAGGGTGAACGAGACCATCCACCTGTCGGTTCCGGACGCCCTGCACTGCATGGTCGTGGTGGACCGTGTCGACTGCGATCACGCCGTACGGACCTTCCACGCGATCGGCGACACCTCACCCCTGCACGCGACCGCCGTCGGGCGCGCCGTTCTCGCCCATCTGCCGAAGCAGGACGTCGAAGAGCTCATCACGGGGGGCCTGGAGCGCTTCAGCGACACGACACCGGCCGACCCCGACGCGTTGCGCGCCGAGCTCGACCGGATCCGCACCGACGGCTACGCGGTCAACCGCAACCAGTACCGGCCGGGCGTCTGCGCCGTCGCCGCGCCGGTCCTCGACGAGGACGGCACACCACTCGCCACGGTGGCCATCTCCATGCCCGAGTCCCGGTACGACGCGCACCGAGTGCCCGAGTGGGGCCGCCTCGTCGCCGACACGACCACGGAGATCACACGGCGCCGCCTGGGCGCCTGA